From the genome of Lotus japonicus ecotype B-129 chromosome 6, LjGifu_v1.2, one region includes:
- the LOC130724714 gene encoding uncharacterized protein LOC130724714: MYVESRFPRFLVVIEKFEPHGLEINSTHVIFPDPPASFGVILKLLESNNELFYIGISLDMDRIISIDVHRLDFSQMVWEKVKSIRDRVFFLSGIALPFTCQAINPETDGGLIYLTFSPKNFLYIYNIEDNSLVMGQTFSNLPKWRYGSLWFMPDRRMTHSIQEERGRTHSRGGDSSFAIHSNETRDRASNSCAFSFENIHDYLHFRATNNIFRLRAPVPFQRRSLSMSSFDLSCSPLFVFFEQEKFLTFVHPKHGINFKYNMTLPEDIQGGCEICYSKDGWLLLAVNTFCNMFFNPFTKEVKELAYGPAPEQRRRDILSLGFSHPPTSSECVIVELRGFTDMTVHTTCLGEEEWEEVYFEESKFIRASLNPCFHNGAFYYLNNDGKLGFVNVGDEDIYWEECEKPDAPRCARTDYYKCYLVECNGSLLSVFEGYLGNWVRVFKLDETDMQWVKVNSLENHMLFVGNQSFSAVANIPGMENKIYFPRFHGDYIVFYSLDTGKYHTFESTKVVDFHCMREQLNSSWILPRWR, from the exons ATGTATGTGGAGTCACGGTTTCCTCGTTTTTTAGTGGTAATAGAGAAGTTTGAACCCCATGGTCTTGAAATAAACTCTACACATGTTATCTTTCCAGATCCTCCGGCTTCCTTTGGAGTTATACTCAAGTTGTTAGAATCTAACAACGAACTATTTTATATTGGAATTTCTCTTGACATGGATAGGATTATTTCAATTGATGTGCACAGATTAGATTTTTCTCAAATGGTGTGGGAAAAGGTCAAAAGCATCCGGGACAGAGTGTTCTTTTTATCAGGGATTGCCTTACCCTTTACTTGTCAAGCAATCAATCCTGAAACTGATGGAGGTCTTATCTATTTAACATTTTCTCCCAAAAATTTTCTTTACATATACAACATTGAAGACAATAGCCTTGTAATGGGCCAGACTTTCTCTAATTTACCAAAATGGCGTTATGGCTCACTCTGGTTTATGCCGGATCGAAG GATGACTCATTCAATCcaagaagaaagaggaagaacTCATAGTAGAGGAGGGGACAGTAGTTTTGCAATCCATTCAAATGAGACAAGGGATAGAGCTTCTAACTCTTGTgcattttcttttgaaaatatACATGATTATTTGCATTTTCGAGCTACAAACAATATCTTCCGATTAAGAGCACCAGTACCATTTCAGCGGAGATCACTCTCAATGTCGAGTTTTGATCTTTCATGCTCTccattatttgttttctttgagCAAGAAAAGTTCTTAACTTTTGTGCACCCAAAGCAtggaattaattttaaatacaaCATGACTTTGCCCGAAGATATCCAAGGAGGTTGTGAAATTTGCTACTCTAAAGATGGTTGGCTACTACTGGCAGTAAACACATTTTGTAACATGTTCTTCAATCCCTTTACAAAAGAAGTAAAGGAACTTGCATATGGACCTGCACCAGAACAACGAAGAAGGGATATACTGTCTTTAGGCTTTTCACATCCCCCAACCTCTTCAGAATGTGTAATTGTTGAACTCCGTGGTTTTACCGACATGACAGTACACACCACTTGCCTTGGGGAGGAAGAATGGGAAGAAGTCTATTTTGAAGAGAGTAAATTTATTCGCGCTAGCCTCAACCCTTGTTTCCATAATGGAGCATTCTATTATCTTAATAATGATGGAAAGTTGGGATTTGTTAATGTAGGGGATGAAGACATATACTGGGAAGAATGTGAGAAGCCTGATGCTCCACGGTGTGCACGCACTGACTACTACAAGTGCTATCTAGTAGAATGCAACGGTAGTCTCTTGTCAGTATTTGAGGGTTATCTTGGTAATTGGGTTCGAGTTTTCAAGTTGGATGAGACTGATATGCAATGGGTGAAAGTTAACAGTCTTGAAAATCATATGCTTTTTGTTGGTAATCAATCGTTTTCAGCTGTGGCGAACATTCCgggaatggaaaataaaatatattttcctaGATTTCATGGTGATTACATTGTATTTTATTCGTTAGACACAGGAAAATATCACACATTTGAAAGTACTAAAGTGGTGGATTTTCACTGTATGAGAGAACAACTTAATAGCAGTTGGATTCTACCAAGGTGGCGGTAG
- the LOC130723493 gene encoding homeobox-leucine zipper protein ATHB-8-like: MMGANLGYNNGFQSMTSSVLCAKASMLLQNVPPAILLRFLREHRSEWADSSIDAYSAAAIKAGPCSLPGARGSFGGQVILPLAHTIENEEFMEVIKLENMGYYRDDMTMPGDVFLLQLCSGVDEHAVGTSAELVFAPIDASFSDDAPILPSGFRIVPLDSGTDAASPNRTLDLASSLEVGTTANKAAGANSGHSGSTKSVMTIAFQFAFEVHLQDNIATMARQYVRSIVASVQRVSLALSPSRFGSQSAFHLPPGTPEAQTLARWICNSYSALVRLIMLIADIM; this comes from the exons ATGATGGGTGCAAATCTTGGATATAACAATGGATTCCAATCCATGACCAGTTCTGTGCTATGTGCCAAAGCATCCATGTTGTTACAG AATGTCCCTCCAGCTATTCTTCTTAGATTCTTGCGGGAGCACCGATCAGAATGGGCAGATAGCAGTATTGATGCTTACTCAGCTGCTGCCATTAAAGCTGGCCCCTGTAGCTTGCCAGGGGCCAGAGGAAGTTTTGGGGGTCAGGTTATTCTTCCACTAGCTCACACAATTGAGAATGAAGAG TTCATGGAGGTTATTAAGCTTGAAAACATGGGCTACTATCGGGACGACATGACTATGCCTGGTGATGTTTTCCTCTTGCAA CTTTGCAGTGGAGTGGATGAGCATGCAGTTGGCACCAGTGCAGAACTTGTTTTTGCTCCAATAGATGCGTCTTTCTCTGATGATGCACCCATTTTACCTTCCGGTTTTCGTATTGTACCTCTTGATTCTGGCACG GATGCTGCTAGTCCAAACCGGACACTTGATCTTGCCTCATCACTTGAGGTTGGAACCACAGCAAACAAAGCTGCTGGTGCCAATTCAGGTCATTCTGGAAGCACAAAATCTGTGATGACAATAGCATTCCAGTTTGCATTTGAAGTCCACCTTCAAGATAATATAGCAACTATGGCCCGACAATATGTGCGTAGTATTGTTGCATCTGTTCAGAGGGTTTCCTTAGCACTTTCTCCTTCGCGCTTCGGTTCTCAAAGTGCTTTTCACTTACCACCTGGTACTCCTGAGGCTCAAACACTTGCTCGGTGGATCTGTAACAGCTATAG tGCCCTCGTCAGACTAATAATGTTGATTGCGGATATTATGTGA